In a single window of the Hypanus sabinus isolate sHypSab1 chromosome 15, sHypSab1.hap1, whole genome shotgun sequence genome:
- the LOC132405237 gene encoding protocadherin gamma-C5-like: MASKSILSITVIAHSFIVCVPDQIPGQFRYSIPEEMVEGTIVGNIAQDLRLKVPTLSARKFRLSSNDGERYMKVSLDNGLLSICERIDRERICGQVDLCTIPLEVMLENPLEVYRGEVEILDVNDNSPTFRDTHIALQISEAIPPGVRFRLKRAEDVDSGMNSIANYSISSSEYFSVKTRRTEEDIIIAELLLEKPLDRELQSSFQLVLTAVDGGNPQRTGNAQILITVLDFNDNHPVFEHDVYRGTINENAPEDTVVLKVKANDLDEGLNAELTYSFSDVITLRRMRNLFSLDPKTGEIRVKGPLDFEKSNSYSLDIQAVDHGSPALTGYSKVLIKVTDVNDNAPEIKVTSATIQIPENATPGNLITLIDVIDRDSGENGQVRCEIAQNVPFMLHRSSNHYKLITTGTLDRETVSNYNILISAWDLGSPSLSTNVTIHIVVTDINDNAPRFAELPYNFYVTENNSPGTPIFAVTASDPDLEQNCYVSYSILDNYIQNLPVSTYLNVNTMNGTIYALRSFDYEELKSFQIHVQARDAGVPPLSSSATVNVIILDQNDNAPAIVSPSEHGGSSAVETLPQSAAQGYLVTKIMATDADSGQNGRLFYQMVKATDPSLFIIGQTSGEIRTARKILEADLNTQTLTILVKDNGQPSLSSTVTFRITILQNSTETPTKSSNLVRNSESFSDLNLNLLVIFSCTSIVFLLIIIVLIGIKCKQDRDNPQGYTSPTYFYKRGDMQDTFNRRSAMEETLRYPGPDQVVRMPGLPQLSVCLSPESAKSDFLFLKPCVPVISQAEC, from the coding sequence ATGGCGTCCAAATCCATATTAAGCATCACTGTAATTGCACACAGTTTTATCGTCTGTGTCCCGGATCAAATTCCAGGGCAATTTCGCTATTCTATTCCCGAGGAAATGGTCGAAGGGACAATTGTTGGGAATATCGCTCAAGATTTGCGATTGAAGGTACCGACTTTGTCAGCTCGTAAATTTCGTCTCAGCTCTAATGACGGGGAACGGTACATGAAGGTTAGTTTGGATAATGGGCTTTTATCTATTTGTGAAAGAATCGACAGGGAACGTATTTGTGGGCAAGTAGATTTGTGTACTATACCTTTGGAAGTAATGCTGGAAAATCCATTAGAGGTGTATCGCGGCGAAGTGGAGATTCTTGACGTAAATGACAATTCTCCTACATTTCGGGACACACATATTGCCTTACAAATATCTGAAGCCATTCCACCGGGGGTACGTTTTCGACTCAAGAGGGCGGAAGATGTTGATAGTGGAATGAATAGTATCGCGAATTACTCAATCAGTTCGAGTGAGTACTTCAGTGTGAAAACACGGAGAACCGAGGAGGATATTATAATCGCTGAGTTGCTGTTAGAGAAACCTTTAGATCGAGAGCTACAATCATCCTTTCAACTGGTGCTTACTGCTGTGGATGGTGGGAATCCTCAGAGAACCGGAAACGCTCAGATTCTCATTACAGTACTGGACTTCAATGATAATCACCCTGTATTCGAGCATGATGTTTACAGGGGCACTATTAATGAAAACGCACCAGAAGATACCGTTGTGTTAAAAGTTAAAGCAAACGATTTGGACGAAGGGTTGAATGCAGAGCTAACATATTCTTTCAGTGATGTTATTACTTTGCGAAGAATGCGTAATTTGTTTTCCTTGGACCCAAAAACTGGAGAGATTCGAGTCAAAGGGCCGCTAGATTTTGAAAAATCAAACAGCTATTCACTCGATATTCAAGCTGTTGATCACGGGTCACCTGCGCTGACGGGATACTCGAAAGTGCTGATCAAGGTAACTGACGTGAATGACAACGCACCCGAGATAAAAGTGACATCAGCCACAATCCAAATCCCGGAAAATGCTACGCCCGGAAATTTAATCACCTTGATTGATGTTATCGATCGTGATTCTGGAGAGAATGGTCAAGTGCGCTGCGAAATAGCACAGAACGTCCCTTTTATGCTACACAGGTCGTCCAATCATTATAAATTAATTACAACTGGAACGTTGGACCGTGAAACTGTGTCAAATTATAACATACTTATTTCGGCCTGGGATTTGGGGTCACCGTCACTGTCAACAAATGTAACCATCCATATCGTAGTTACAGATATAAATGATAATGCCCCACGCTTTGCTGAATTGCCCTACAACTTTTATGTAACTGAAAATAACTCTCCTGGTACTCCTATCTTCGCAGTAACAGCTTCAGATCCTGATCTGGAGCAGAATTGCTATGTTTCTTATTCCATTCTAGACAATTACATTCAAAACCTGCCAGTGTCCACGTACCTGAACGTTAACACGATGAACGGCACCATTTACGCTCTGCGCTCTTTTGACTATGAGGAACTGAAAAGTTTTCAGATCCATGTTCAAGCCCGTGACGCTGGAGTGCCACCGTTGAGCAGCAGCGCTACTGTGAATGTCATCATCCTGGATCAAAATGACAACGCACCAGCGATTGTTTCACCTTCAGAGCATGGTGGATCATCAGCCGTGGAAACCCTGCCCCAGTCAGCGGCTCAGGGGTACTTGGTCACCAAGATAATGGCCACTGATGCAGATTCTGGTCAGAACGGGCGACTCTTTTACCAAATGGTGAAAGCTACTGATCCCAGTTTGTTTATTATCGGTCAAACCTCTGGTGAAATCAGAACTGCGCGTAAAATCTTGGAGGCGGATCTCAACACACAAACTTTGACAATCTTAGTGAAAGACAACGGGCAGCCAAGCCTATCGAGTACAGTTACCTTTCGCATCACAATTTTGCAGAATAGCACCGAAACTCCCACTAAAAGCAGTAATTTAGTAAGAAATTCAGAATCTTTTTCCGATCTAAATCTTAATTTATTGGTTATTTTCAGTTGCACTTCAATTGTCTTTCTTCTGATTATCATTGTGCTTATCGGGATCAAGTGTAAACAGGACAGAGATAACCCCCAAGGGTATACATCCCCCACTTATTTTTACAAACGTGGGGATATGCAGGACACTTTTAATCGAAGGTCTGCAATGGAGGAAACTTTACGCTATCCTGGTCCGGACCAGGTAGTCCGCATGCCAGGACTGCCTCAGTTATCGGTCTGCCTGTCTCCAGAATCAGCGAAAAGCGATTTCCTTTTCTTGAAGCCTTGCGTCCCTGTCATCTCTCAAGCCGAATGCTAA